The following proteins are co-located in the Pseudomonas synxantha genome:
- a CDS encoding DUF3565 domain-containing protein has protein sequence MGRDLLHKNEERTSLNKDLPESEQNPDGRGRSTASFITGFHQDDDRHWVVELSCGHTQHLRHQPPWQSRAWVLDPAQRLEKIGQPFVCGWCAQAQE, from the coding sequence ATGGGGCGAGACCTTTTGCATAAGAATGAAGAACGGACAAGTCTAAACAAGGATTTGCCCGAAAGCGAACAGAACCCGGACGGACGGGGCCGATCAACGGCATCCTTCATCACCGGCTTCCATCAGGACGACGACCGGCATTGGGTCGTCGAACTGTCCTGCGGGCACACCCAGCACCTGCGCCACCAGCCGCCCTGGCAGTCGCGCGCCTGGGTATTGGACCCTGCGCAACGCCTTGAAAAAATAGGCCAACCCTTTGTGTGCGGCTGGTGTGCGCAAGCGCAAGAATAA
- a CDS encoding FKBP-type peptidyl-prolyl cis-trans isomerase — MTIAANKAVSIDYTLTNDAGEVIDSSAGGAPLVYLQGAGNIIPGLEKALEGKSVGDELTVAVEPEDAYGEYSAELVSTLSRSMFEGVDELEVGMQFHASAPDGQMQIVTIRDLDGDDVTVDGNHPLAGQRLNFQVKIVAIRDASQEEVAHGHVHGEGGHHH, encoded by the coding sequence ATGACGATCGCCGCTAACAAGGCTGTCTCCATCGACTATACCCTGACCAACGACGCTGGTGAGGTCATCGACAGCTCAGCCGGCGGCGCGCCGCTGGTCTACCTGCAAGGCGCAGGTAACATCATCCCGGGCCTGGAAAAGGCCCTGGAAGGCAAGAGCGTCGGTGACGAGCTGACTGTCGCCGTAGAACCTGAAGATGCCTACGGCGAATACTCCGCCGAGCTGGTCAGCACCCTGAGCCGCAGCATGTTCGAAGGCGTTGACGAGCTGGAAGTGGGCATGCAGTTCCACGCTTCCGCGCCGGACGGCCAAATGCAGATCGTCACCATCCGTGACCTGGACGGCGACGACGTGACCGTCGACGGTAACCACCCACTGGCAGGCCAGCGCCTGAACTTCCAAGTGAAGATCGTTGCCATTCGCGACGCTTCCCAGGAAGAGGTAGCCCACGGCCACGTCCACGGTGAAGGCGGTCATCACCATTGA
- the rpsT gene encoding 30S ribosomal protein S20 → MANTPSAKKRAKQAEKRRSHNASLRSMVRTYIKNVVKAIDTKDAEKAQAAYVLAVPVIDRMADKGIIHKNKAARHKSRLNGHIKALSVPAAA, encoded by the coding sequence GTGGCCAACACACCTTCCGCCAAAAAACGTGCAAAACAGGCTGAGAAGCGTCGCAGCCACAACGCCAGCCTGCGTTCCATGGTTCGTACCTACATCAAGAATGTAGTTAAAGCCATCGACACCAAAGACGCTGAAAAAGCCCAAGCTGCTTACGTTCTGGCCGTGCCAGTTATCGACCGTATGGCCGATAAAGGCATCATCCACAAGAACAAGGCCGCTCGTCATAAGAGCCGCCTGAATGGCCACATCAAGGCTCTGAGCGTTCCTGCTGCTGCCTAA